The proteins below come from a single Aegilops tauschii subsp. strangulata cultivar AL8/78 chromosome 6, Aet v6.0, whole genome shotgun sequence genomic window:
- the LOC109735802 gene encoding uncharacterized protein, giving the protein MLLMIVKGATSYEDVRTYNGIVYSTFREACGARGLLGDDMEWYTAFDEAVKWGMGNQLRQLFVTMILHCAVNDEAAFFEKYEVYLADDIEHRIRQAKNNFTYIVPPIELRDMLLDELAVIFARNSACILDHKLPLKSAYSDASVQNDMLSDALDVDVVSLLKKAEAMYCRLNRDQLHAYSAIIDRIQSGKPDFFFVSGYGGTGKTFLWNALDAYLRGSKRVVLSVASSGVAALLLPAGRTAHSRFKIPIDLPDYGTCEIKRSTMLSTLIELADLIIWDEALMSHRKCFEALDRSFRDVLSANNPALAKIPFGGKVVVLGRDLRQIVSVIEGGTRAQILAAAITNSPLWNIVDVLHLTINMRLTAHTDDPILQSKVAAFANWVLSLGDGTTPAVAREGESEPSWITIPDELLRHSDGDKIDAIVQSVYKDIPTTYSDVDYLKERAILTPTNKVAEKINERVLSLVPTSEREYLSCDTIGNSSDAVRNQDAFYPVEYLNGIKMSSQRISLLSQISDREMFWNAKVLVSRIWYYRGGTHEGAIMHTDIVVLDKEGTHMYGRMPAELSERLKDILREGDVYLMKRFMCKQSKPTYRAVDSPYMILFTHFSTVDPVVGDEEDFPYCTYSLMSFSDIPMPGPHTPCFIDVIGRIIAVTDIIVVHSQYQAEPSDTRTIILQDQA; this is encoded by the exons ATGTTGCTTATGATTGTCAAAGGTGCGACGTCCTATGAGGATGTCAGAACTTACAATGGCATTGTATACTCGACGTTTAGAGAAGCATGTGGAGCAAGAGGGCTGCTTGGTGATGACATGGAGTGGTATACTGCTTTTGACGAAGCTGTTAAGTGGGGTATGGGAAATCAGCTGCGCCAACTATTTGTTACTATGATCCTTCACTGTGCTGTTAACGATGAGGCTGCTTTCTTTGAAAAATATGAGGTTTACCTAGCTGATGATATCGAGCATAGAATTCGGCAGGCTAAAAATAATTTTACATATATTGTTCCTCCTATTGAATTAAGAGACATGCTACTTGATGAATTAGCTGTCATATTTGCTAGGAATAGTGCATGCATCCTAGATCACAAATTACCCTTAAAATCTGCATACAGTGATGCTTCGGTACAAAACGATATGCTTTCTGATGCACTAGATGTTGATGTTGTTAGTCTTCTGAAAAAGGCAGAGGCCATGTATTGTAGATTAAATAGAGACCAACTGCATGCTTACTCTGCAATAATTGATCGTATTCAATCTGGAAAACCTGATTTCTTCTTTGTCTCTGGGTATGGTGGGACTGGAAAAACATTCCTTTGGAATGCACTCGATGCTTATCTTAGAGGTAGTAAGAGGGTGGTGCTATCGGTTGCGTCCTCAGGGGTGGCTGCCTTGCTTTTGCCTGCTGGCAGAACAGCGCATTCTAGGTTTAAAATACCTATTGACCTGCCTGATTATGGCACTTGTGAGATCAAGCGCTCTACCATGCTCTCCACTCTAATTGAGTTGGCTGATCTTATTATATGGGATGAGGCGTTGATGTCCCATCGAAAATGCTTTGAGGCCCTGGACCGGTCATTTCGTGATGTCCTATCGGCTAACAATCCTGCCTTAGCTAAAATCCCTTTTGGAGGCAAAGTTGTTGTCTTGGGTAGAGATCTTAGGCAAATAGTGTCAGTCATTGAAGGTGGAACTCGAGCACAGATTCTTGCTGCTGCAATCACTAACTCTCCTCTCTGGAATATTGTAGATGTCTTGCACCTAACTATTAACATGCGCTTGACTGCACACACAGATGATCCAATTCTCCAGTCTAAAGTGGCTGCCTTTGCGAATTGGGTTCTTAGTTTGGGTGATGGCACAACACCTGCTGTGGCCCGGGAGGGGGAGTCAGAGCCATCATGGATAACTATCCCTGATGAGCTTTTGAGACATTCTGATGGTGATAAAATTGATGCCATTGTTCAGTCTGTATACAAAGACATTCCTACTACATACTCTGATGTTGATTACTTAAAAGAAAGAGCAATCCTAACGCCAACGAACAAAGTGGCTGAAAAAATTAATGAGCGTGTTTTGTCTTTAGTGCCTACCAGTGAGAGAGAGTACCTGAGTTGTGATACTATAGGGAATTCATCTGATGCGGTTCGCAATCAGGATGCTTTCTATCCTGTCGAATACTTGAATGGGATTAAG ATGTCGAGCCAAAGGATCAGCCTTCTCTCGCAGATCAGTGACAGAGAGATGTTCTGGAATGCTAAGGTTCTGGTGTCTCGCATTTGGTACTACCGAGGTGGGACTCATGAAGGTGCCATCATGCATACTGACATCGTGGTGCTTGACAAAGAG GGCACCCACATGTATGGCCGCATGCCTGCTGAGCTGTCGGAACGGCTGAAAGATATCTTGCGGGAAGGCGATGTTTATCTGATGAAGAGATTCATGTGCAAACAATCAAAACCCACTTACAGAGCTGTTGATAGCCCGTATATGATTTTGTTCACTCACTTTAGTACTGTTGATCCTGTGGTGGGTGATGAAGAAGATTTCCCGTACTGCACTTACAGCCTCATGTCCTTTTCGGATATCCCGATGCCAGGCCCGCACACTCCTTGCTTCATTG ATGTGATTGGCCGGATTATTGCGGTTACAGACATTATTGTTGTCCACTCCCAGTATCAGGCTGAGCCTTCAGATACCAGGACTATAATTCTCCAGGATCAAGCGTGA